The Fervidobacterium pennivorans DNA segment CATCACAGCATCAGCACCAGTATTCAACGCGGCTTCTAACTTTTCCAATTCCTCTTTCAAGGAGGAATATCCGACGGATGTGCCTATATTGGCGTTCACTTTTACCGTCATCTGTTCTCCTATTGCTGCTGGCCTTTTTAAATTGTGTAATTTATTTCTTGGAATAACGACTTTTCCTTCGGCAACTAATTTTCGGAGTTTTTCGAGCTCAATACCTTCAAATTCAGCACAATACTTCATTTCTTTTGTGATAAGCCCTGCACGTGCTGATTCAAGTTGCGTCATATTTTCATCTCCTTGTCAATTGTTACTACTTCTCTTTCTAAACCATCTTCAATCAGTTCCGCTGCTCTAAGACCTGACAAAATCATACCGCCAAAGATAGGTCCCATTCTGGGACCTCCGCCAACACTGACCGCAGCCATACCCATTACAAACAGTCCAGGATATATTTCTCTTGTCCCTTCTACAACAAACCTTTCACCATTTTCCGCATCCATCGGGAACTCATATTCAACACTTCCGCAACTGCAGAGATTCTCCGTGGAACCAGTAACAGATGCCAGAATTCCACGTTTAGAAAGCAATCTTACAAGGTTAGCAGGATGTCCTGTACCATCGACTGTAAATTTTGCAATAACGCTTATTGGGTCAACGTGCAATCTTTCCCTAATTGTTGGCATCCAATTTATTACAACTCCAGAAACCCTTTTATCGTACATTACAAGGTCTTCAACAAAAACATTGTTAAACACTAATGTTCCTGCTTTTGTGGTGTGATACAATAATGCCGATGCGAAGTGTACAGAGTCAACAACCAAAAACTCCCCAAATTCTTTGTAGTTAACACCAAGTTCTTCCACATAGCCTTTCAATTCTCTTTCAAGTACCAACTCATTGAACATCATTCCTCCACCCCAAATGCCTCCACCTGGTTCGTTCTTCGCTTCAAAAATTGCGACCTTGTACCCTTTCTTAGAAAGTGCAAGAGAAAGTGCAAGAGCGCTAGGACCACATCCTGCGATAGCTACGTCAACTTCCAAACCTTTGTTCAACTTTTCAAAAAAACTTTCGACTATCAGTTTCGAGATAATCAAATCTTTCTTCATCCTTTTACACCTCCATGCTAAAACTTTTTTTAAAAAACAAAGTCCCTCCGAATTTCTCGGAGGGACATTTCAGTTAGAAGCACATTATTAAATCTGTAGTTTTGCGTTGCCCATGTCCCTCCGCCGGTATTACCCGGATCAGGTTCAAAGGGTCGAAGGGTTGCCCCCTTCCTCTCAGCCCCGCAGTATGGAGCTCCCCTCTGGGCTATTGAATTTTTTCACTTAAAATATACCACTTCAAGATAGATACGTCAAGCTTAGAACGAAAAAACAAAACAACGCTTTATGGATTTCATTTAGAAAAATCTTAAATTTTCGCGAAAAAATAAGAATTTGTAAACAAGACAAAATAAAATGTTAGTTGACAAAAAAGAATAGACTTAGTATAATCTAAGTGTATATAAGTGAATTTACTCACAAAAAGGGGTTTAAAAAAACAAAACACAATTTCTTCAATATGAAAGGAGGAAAAGTTAATGAAGGTGGTTGTTATCGGTTGTACGCACGCAGGAACGGCTTTCATCACAACAGCAAAGAGGCTTTATGGTGAGAAAATCCAAATAACAACATATGAAAGAAACGACACTGTTTCATTTCTTTCTTGTGGGATTGCTTTACATGTTGGTGGAGTAGTAAAAGACCCTATGAAGCTCTTTTATTCCTCGCCCAAGTTTCTCTCAGATTTGGGAGCAAAGATGATGATGAGACATGAAGTGATAGATGTTAACCTTGAAGAAAAGTTTGTTCTTGTCAGGAATCTCGAAAATGGAGAAACATTCAAAGATGCCTTTGACAAGCTTGTAATAACTACTGG contains these protein-coding regions:
- a CDS encoding sulfide-dependent adenosine diphosphate thiazole synthase, translated to MKKDLIISKLIVESFFEKLNKGLEVDVAIAGCGPSALALSLALSKKGYKVAIFEAKNEPGGGIWGGGMMFNELVLERELKGYVEELGVNYKEFGEFLVVDSVHFASALLYHTTKAGTLVFNNVFVEDLVMYDKRVSGVVINWMPTIRERLHVDPISVIAKFTVDGTGHPANLVRLLSKRGILASVTGSTENLCSCGSVEYEFPMDAENGERFVVEGTREIYPGLFVMGMAAVSVGGGPRMGPIFGGMILSGLRAAELIEDGLEREVVTIDKEMKI